The following proteins are encoded in a genomic region of Necator americanus strain Aroian chromosome II, whole genome shotgun sequence:
- a CDS encoding hypothetical protein (NECATOR_CHRII.G7894.T1) — protein MLCFSSSFALFVAIIATHLVNRTSQRISDEVRYRASSKMWSTSAERKSKVVDGSSRNRGSDENPHKKVWEMIVSGSTKTTSQISIGTSSSESDELNEDNLRNRTVLDRSLIFPMRQPNVGGIIAFPPPLPTIYGHDRSLPFGTAFVKSKKKFRRMFRGSVRGLS, from the exons ATGCTCTGCTTCTCATCGTCGTTTGCCCTATTTGTGGCGATTATCGCTACGCATCTCGTTAATCGAACGTCTCAACGAATTTCCG ATGAAGTTCGATACCGTGCCTCCTCAAAGATGTGGAGCACATCAGCCGAGAGGAAATCAAAAGTGGTTGACGGAAGTTCCAGGAATAGAGGTTCCGACGAAAATCCACACAAAAAAGTGTGGGAAATG ATAGTGAGCGGCAGCACAAAAACGACTTCACAAATTTCGATAGGAACCTCGTCATCAGAATCGGATGAGTTGAACGAGGATAACTTACGAA ACAGGACTGTACTGGACcgatctttgatttttcctatGAGACAGCCAAACGTTGGAGGAATAATAG CATTCCCGCCACCATTACCAACTATTTACGGCCATGATCGAAGTCTTCCCTTTGGGACCGCTTTCGTGAAATCCAAGAAGAAATTTAGACGAATGTTCAGAGGAAGTGTAAGAGGCTTGTCGTAA
- a CDS encoding hypothetical protein (NECATOR_CHRII.G7893.T1): MLFSGVVLVIIVSLPIDEPVNVVLLLAERTYRTGTRTWTNVFAIRVSFTYAQLLLSSRPPVMNKTSNVPDMSYETAEELDDPSYGHLRFQLSVDDAALNEHRVKPGRSEFQYGHFVFNIQQIKKDETRLALLSCTTSSDYEWYLNTQMRIKTGTMDSSALKVVDKDVFVFYPKCEPVSVEVMNNEIATVKFELRILNKLIQSLPKFDEGDHTIRFEDGSTIKVYKHLLALYSPYIKKCTEDSVLTCIERFPREAFIEMLYHIYPTLRPIYRNISNLAKAAVAFQADPLVYALSMHVVEFNIRPMSLEQKLRSAIDLDLCPAVEELVYRAAQDGIWGHLIKLGFEPEAFFGPEIYKKVVCPAVMAGRQNDYGEPFTPSPYKQPDFFSEESRKDKSNVGVLFRNTPFYVNRGILAVHGMTKLTLNSNGFLQALFTREMEEQCAKSKIIPGEVLVSLFCSLYPLGPAIPLNFLKAAIVFCHDHDWHHAKHKLEQILMQKPPDTCDEYRDQFIFAETFNLRNMLTVSVQRAEGSCNGFANELIKRDDFKMISSATRDLIMDRICSGWGLEPKNVNRLATREPTSFRERQVGLVRGGPREFEDEPNAATMADMLSDYYFGPVEEICVVNN; encoded by the exons ATGCTTTTCAGTGGCGTCGTTCTCGTCATCATCGTCAGCCTACCAATCGATGAGCCCGTCAACGTTGTGTTGTTGTTAGCCGAACGAACGTACCGGACCGGGACCAGAACATGGACGAATGTGTTCGCCATTCG GGTAAGTTTCACTTATGCTCAACTTCTCCTCAGCAGCAGACCTCCGGTCATGAACAAAACCAGCAACGTTCCAGACATG TCGTATGAAACCGCCGAGGAGCTCGATGATCCATCCTATGGTCACCTTCGATTCCAATTATCTGTTGACGATGCTGCTTTAAATGAACACCGTGTCAAGCCGGGCAGGAGCGAATTCCAATACGGACACTTTGTTTTCAACATTCAACAGATCAAAAAG GATGAAACTCGACTTGCTCTCCTTTCTTGCACAACATCATCAGATTACGAATGGTACTTGAACACTCAAATGCGAATCAAGACAGGAACGATGGATTCTTCTGCGCTGAAGGTGGTTGACAAG GATGTATTTGTGTTCTATCCCAAATGCGAACCAGTTTCTGTTGAAGTCATGAATAATGAGATTGCAACTGTGAAGTTTGAGCTACGAATTCTAAACAAG CTGATCCAGTCGCTACCAAAATTTGATGAAGGGGACCATACAATTCGTTTCGAAGACGGATCAACGATAAAAGTCTACAAACATCTGCTAGCATTGTACTCTCCTTATATCA AGAAATGCACGGAAGACTCTGTTCTCACATGCATAGAGAGATTTCCGAGGGAAGCGTTCATTGAAATGTTATATCAT ATCTATCCCACTTTGCGCCCCATCTATCGTAATATATCTAATCTTGCGAAAGCAGCTGTCGCGTTTCAAGCTGATCCACTGGTATATGCATTGTCGATGCATGTCGTTGAATTCAATATAAGACCT ATGTCGTTGGAGCAAAAACTGCGATCAGCAATCGATCTTGATTTGTGTCCAGCAGTAGAAGAACTCGTGTACAG AGCTGCACAAGACGGTATTTGGGGCCATTTAATTAAACTTGGTTTCGAACCAGAGGCATTCTTTGGTCCTGAAATCTACAAAAAAGTTGTATGTCCGGCTGTTATGGCG GGTCGCCAAAATGATTACGGAGAACCTTTTACACCATCTCCATATAAGCAGCCAGATTTCTTCAGTGAGGAG TCACGAAAGGATAAAAGCAACGTTGGCGTCCTATTTCGGAACACCCCGTTCTATGTGAATAGAGGTATTCTTGCCGTGCACGGTATGACGAAATTAACCCTTAATTCAAATG GGTTTCTGCAAGCGTTATTCACACGTGAAATGGAAGAGCAGTGCGCTAAAAGCAAGATTATACCAGGCGAA GTGTTAGTGTCGTTATTCTGCTCATTATATCCTCTTGGTCCAGCAATTCCCCTTAATTTCCTAAAAGCTGCGATAGTTTTTTGTCACGATCACGACTGGCATCATGCAAAACACAAATTGGAGCAG ATCCTCATGCAGAAACCACCAGACACATGTGACGAATACCGCGATCAGTTTATCTTCGCAGAGACATTTAATCTCCGGAATATGCTGACCGTGTCGGTTCAAAGAGCAGAAGGAAG CTGTAATGGATTTGCGAACGAACTGATCAAGCGGGATGACTTTAAGATGATTTCTTCGGCAACTAGAGATCTCATCATGGATCGAATATGCAGCGGTTGGGGATTAGAGCCGAAGAATGTGAATCGATTGGCAACCAG AGAACCAACCTCATTTCGTGAGCGTCAAGTAGGCTTGGTTCGCGGTGGACCACGTGAATTTGAGGACGAACCCAATGCGGCAACGATGGCCGACATGTTATCGGATTACTATTTCGGTCCTGTGGAAGAGATATGTGTAGTGAACAACTGA
- a CDS encoding hypothetical protein (NECATOR_CHRII.G7896.T1) codes for MLFTLGLFLISCGWVTSQDSLEIDPSNFEDLTAESTTTEPTLFEPLPPLPDMTSVQRIPGPPGFAPPPEFRKTFNGRVGFVITNGTARIMGVSRRKPSAEEEETVENVERRTEENQLQKQ; via the exons ATGTTATTCACATTGGGCTTGTTCTTGATTTCATGCGGCTGGGTCACTTCACAGGACTCTCTGGAAATAGATCCTTCAAATTTCGAA GATTTGACAGCAGAATCAACGACAACAGAACCAACTTTATTCGAACCTCTTCCACCATTGCCTGATATGACAAGCGTACAACGTATACCTGGACCTCCTG GTTTCGCGCCTCCACCGGAATTCAGAAAAACGTTCAATGGACGAGTTGGC TTCGTCATAACTAACGGAACGGCAAGGATTATGGGTGTTTCTCGGCGGAAACCGAGCgcggaagaagaagaaacggtGGAGAATGTGGAGAGAAGgacagaagaaaatcaattacaaaagcaataa
- a CDS encoding hypothetical protein (NECATOR_CHRII.G7896.T2), with protein MLFTLGLFLISCGWVTSQDSLEIDPSNFEDLTAESTTTEPTLFEPLPPLPDMTSVQRIPGPPGKNLIEIQI; from the exons ATGTTATTCACATTGGGCTTGTTCTTGATTTCATGCGGCTGGGTCACTTCACAGGACTCTCTGGAAATAGATCCTTCAAATTTCGAA GATTTGACAGCAGAATCAACGACAACAGAACCAACTTTATTCGAACCTCTTCCACCATTGCCTGATATGACAAGCGTACAACGTATACCTGGACCTCCTGGTAAGAATTTaatagaaattcaaatttaa
- a CDS encoding hypothetical protein (NECATOR_CHRII.G7895.T1) has translation MIVNCPLASHPRIQFYGYDDAQTSARRCDCGPRQRYDIDQFCNFSLCSEFKEIVPLWKSESIITFTLRAAKPRVNSQFNIPIPFGNIGLKNADGNLEIASNEGFNLFGYGGKRNLKLVTEKGTFHIEKEDIGLVNGSEFGGSGAFNFNKEKGIHVGQNVTLGDRTIVGGPGREGNFLTDLLIAIQNLTKKQS, from the exons ATGATCGTCAACTGCCCTTTGGCGTCTCATCCACGAATCCAGTTCTACGGCTACGACGATGCGCAGACATCTGCTCGTCGCTGCGATTGTGGTCCTCGCCAACGGTACGATATTGATcagttttgcaatttttctttgtgctctgaattcaaagaaattgtGCCTCTATGGAAGTCTGAATCCATAATTACCTTCACTTTGAGAGCAGCAAAACCGAGGGTAAATT CGCAATTCAACATCCCGATACCATTCGGTAATATTGGCCTGAAAAATGCGGATGGAAAT CTAGAAATCGCATCGAATGAAGGATTCAACCTGTTTGGTTACGGAGGAAAGCGAAATCTGAAGTTGGTCACTGAAAAGGGCACTTTCCACATAGAAA aaGAGGATATTGGACTGGTGAATGGCTCCGAATTTGGTGGATCTGGTGCGTTTAACTTCAACAAGGAAAAAGGTATCCACGTTGGACAAAATGTAACGTTGGGTGATAGGACGATTGTG GGTGGTCCTGGACGTGAAGGGAATTTTCTCACAGATTTGTTGATCGCAATCCAGAATCTCACGAAGAAGCAGTCCTAG
- a CDS encoding hypothetical protein (NECATOR_CHRII.G7897.T1): MTQSESGYYVESSSPLDSALFFVLAAFILNIIVVFMAFCYFDPSPEPPLINRTYNTLRRLSKGRSSSHQLKEAEDSNAVLFV; encoded by the exons ATGACACAATCTGAGTCCGGTTATTATGTGGAATCTTCATCACCATTGGATTCAGCGCTGTTTTTCGTACTGGctgcttttattttaaatattattgtCGTCTTCA TGGCATTCTGCTATTTCGATCCATCTCCGGAACCGCCATTGATCAATCGGACATATAATACGCTGAGACGACTCAGCAAAGGGCGATCCAGTAGTCATCAGTTGAAAGAGGCTGAAGATTCGAATgcagttttgtttgtttaa
- a CDS encoding hypothetical protein (NECATOR_CHRII.G7893.T2), with the protein MNKTSNVPDMSYETAEELDDPSYGHLRFQLSVDDAALNEHRVKPGRSEFQYGHFVFNIQQIKKDETRLALLSCTTSSDYEWYLNTQMRIKTGTMDSSALKVVDKDVFVFYPKCEPVSVEVMNNEIATVKFELRILNKLIQSLPKFDEGDHTIRFEDGSTIKVYKHLLALYSPYIKKCTEDSVLTCIERFPREAFIEMLYHIYPTLRPIYRNISNLAKAAVAFQADPLVYALSMHVVEFNIRPMSLEQKLRSAIDLDLCPAVEELVYRAAQDGIWGHLIKLGFEPEAFFGPEIYKKVVCPAVMAGRQNDYGEPFTPSPYKQPDFFSEESRKDKSNVGVLFRNTPFYVNRGILAVHGMTKLTLNSNGFLQALFTREMEEQCAKSKIIPGEVLVSLFCSLYPLGPAIPLNFLKAAIVFCHDHDWHHAKHKLEQILMQKPPDTCDEYRDQFIFAETFNLRNMLTVSVQRAEGSCNGFANELIKRDDFKMISSATRDLIMDRICSGWGLEPKNVNRLATREPTSFRERQVGLVRGGPREFEDEPNAATMADMLSDYYFGPVEEICVVNN; encoded by the exons ATGAACAAAACCAGCAACGTTCCAGACATG TCGTATGAAACCGCCGAGGAGCTCGATGATCCATCCTATGGTCACCTTCGATTCCAATTATCTGTTGACGATGCTGCTTTAAATGAACACCGTGTCAAGCCGGGCAGGAGCGAATTCCAATACGGACACTTTGTTTTCAACATTCAACAGATCAAAAAG GATGAAACTCGACTTGCTCTCCTTTCTTGCACAACATCATCAGATTACGAATGGTACTTGAACACTCAAATGCGAATCAAGACAGGAACGATGGATTCTTCTGCGCTGAAGGTGGTTGACAAG GATGTATTTGTGTTCTATCCCAAATGCGAACCAGTTTCTGTTGAAGTCATGAATAATGAGATTGCAACTGTGAAGTTTGAGCTACGAATTCTAAACAAG CTGATCCAGTCGCTACCAAAATTTGATGAAGGGGACCATACAATTCGTTTCGAAGACGGATCAACGATAAAAGTCTACAAACATCTGCTAGCATTGTACTCTCCTTATATCA AGAAATGCACGGAAGACTCTGTTCTCACATGCATAGAGAGATTTCCGAGGGAAGCGTTCATTGAAATGTTATATCAT ATCTATCCCACTTTGCGCCCCATCTATCGTAATATATCTAATCTTGCGAAAGCAGCTGTCGCGTTTCAAGCTGATCCACTGGTATATGCATTGTCGATGCATGTCGTTGAATTCAATATAAGACCT ATGTCGTTGGAGCAAAAACTGCGATCAGCAATCGATCTTGATTTGTGTCCAGCAGTAGAAGAACTCGTGTACAG AGCTGCACAAGACGGTATTTGGGGCCATTTAATTAAACTTGGTTTCGAACCAGAGGCATTCTTTGGTCCTGAAATCTACAAAAAAGTTGTATGTCCGGCTGTTATGGCG GGTCGCCAAAATGATTACGGAGAACCTTTTACACCATCTCCATATAAGCAGCCAGATTTCTTCAGTGAGGAG TCACGAAAGGATAAAAGCAACGTTGGCGTCCTATTTCGGAACACCCCGTTCTATGTGAATAGAGGTATTCTTGCCGTGCACGGTATGACGAAATTAACCCTTAATTCAAATG GGTTTCTGCAAGCGTTATTCACACGTGAAATGGAAGAGCAGTGCGCTAAAAGCAAGATTATACCAGGCGAA GTGTTAGTGTCGTTATTCTGCTCATTATATCCTCTTGGTCCAGCAATTCCCCTTAATTTCCTAAAAGCTGCGATAGTTTTTTGTCACGATCACGACTGGCATCATGCAAAACACAAATTGGAGCAG ATCCTCATGCAGAAACCACCAGACACATGTGACGAATACCGCGATCAGTTTATCTTCGCAGAGACATTTAATCTCCGGAATATGCTGACCGTGTCGGTTCAAAGAGCAGAAGGAAG CTGTAATGGATTTGCGAACGAACTGATCAAGCGGGATGACTTTAAGATGATTTCTTCGGCAACTAGAGATCTCATCATGGATCGAATATGCAGCGGTTGGGGATTAGAGCCGAAGAATGTGAATCGATTGGCAACCAG AGAACCAACCTCATTTCGTGAGCGTCAAGTAGGCTTGGTTCGCGGTGGACCACGTGAATTTGAGGACGAACCCAATGCGGCAACGATGGCCGACATGTTATCGGATTACTATTTCGGTCCTGTGGAAGAGATATGTGTAGTGAACAACTGA